A section of the Vibrio vulnificus CMCP6 genome encodes:
- the ybaK gene encoding Cys-tRNA(Pro) deacylase has translation MTPAINLAKKKKVPHTIHEYQHDPRATSYGLEAAEVLGQDPKKVFKTLLFCLNGEAKNLAVAIIPVDQKLNLKLAAKAANGKKADMADPEIAQKTTGYVVGGISPLGQKKALPTFLHMSAGQQETICVSAGKRGLEIELAPKDLLMLTRGHFAELCLEA, from the coding sequence ATGACTCCGGCTATCAATCTTGCCAAGAAAAAGAAAGTTCCTCATACCATCCACGAATATCAGCACGATCCACGAGCGACAAGCTATGGTTTGGAAGCGGCAGAAGTGCTTGGGCAAGATCCAAAAAAAGTCTTTAAAACATTACTGTTTTGCTTAAATGGCGAAGCAAAAAACTTGGCGGTAGCGATCATCCCCGTTGATCAAAAACTCAATCTAAAATTGGCAGCGAAAGCCGCTAATGGCAAAAAAGCCGATATGGCCGATCCTGAAATCGCGCAAAAAACCACAGGTTATGTCGTGGGCGGCATTAGTCCGCTCGGGCAAAAGAAAGCTCTGCCCACCTTTCTTCATATGAGTGCAGGGCAACAAGAGACCATTTGTGTCAGTGCTGGTAAGCGTGGCTTAGAGATTGAGCTAGCACCCAAAGATTTACTGATGCTCACTCGAGGGCATTTTGCTGAACTCTGTTTAGAGGCTTAA